In the Desulfobaccales bacterium genome, one interval contains:
- a CDS encoding FeoA family protein, with product MVNPLEMAGQPLASFSPGQRVRITGYHGGRMLRARLMALGLNLGQEVEIIQNHRGQVIVGVNGGRVALGRGVSQKVLSEPLR from the coding sequence ATGGTAAATCCTCTGGAAATGGCCGGACAACCTCTGGCCTCCTTCTCTCCCGGGCAGCGGGTGCGCATCACCGGCTACCATGGGGGACGGATGCTTCGGGCCCGCCTCATGGCCCTGGGGCTCAATCTGGGCCAGGAGGTGGAAATCATCCAGAATCATCGCGGCCAGGTCATCGTGGGGGTTAACGGCGGCCGGGTGGCCCTGGGCCGGGGGGTGAGCCAGAAGGTGCTGAGCGAGCCCCTCCGTTGA
- the sucC gene encoding ADP-forming succinate--CoA ligase subunit beta, whose protein sequence is MKIHEYQGKELLAKFGVPVPAGGVAETPEEARQVAEGLESGPFVVKAQIHAGGRGKGGGIKTAASPDEVEVVAGQILGMILVTPQTGPEGRLVQKVLVEQAQDIAQELYLGIVVDRSLMRPVIMMSAAGGMEIEEVAAKDPQAIVKEAVDPAVGLMPYQVRNLAFGVGLPPEAMKAATGFINNLYKMFVSLDCSLAEINPLVITKTGEMLALDAKINLDDNALFRHHDLAALEDPAEMDPLEYEARKHHLNYIRLSGNVGAMVNGAGLAMATMDLIKAAGAEPANFLDVGGGASAEMVANGFRIILSDPRVKGVLINIFGGILRCDRLAEGVIQAVREVDVKVPIIIRLEGTNVEEGRRLLQESGLTFTVATDMQDAARKVAALVQ, encoded by the coding sequence ATGAAGATTCATGAGTATCAGGGGAAGGAGTTGTTGGCGAAGTTTGGGGTGCCGGTGCCGGCGGGGGGAGTGGCGGAGACGCCGGAGGAGGCCCGGCAGGTGGCGGAGGGTCTGGAGTCGGGGCCCTTTGTGGTGAAGGCCCAGATTCATGCCGGCGGCCGGGGCAAGGGGGGTGGCATTAAGACGGCGGCCAGCCCTGATGAGGTGGAGGTGGTGGCCGGGCAGATTCTGGGCATGATCCTGGTGACCCCGCAGACCGGGCCCGAGGGCCGGTTGGTGCAGAAGGTGCTGGTGGAGCAGGCCCAGGATATTGCCCAGGAGCTGTATCTGGGCATCGTGGTGGACCGCAGTCTCATGCGGCCGGTGATCATGATGAGCGCTGCGGGCGGCATGGAGATTGAGGAGGTGGCGGCCAAAGACCCCCAAGCCATCGTCAAGGAGGCGGTGGACCCGGCGGTGGGGCTGATGCCCTATCAGGTGCGCAACCTGGCCTTCGGGGTGGGCCTGCCTCCGGAGGCCATGAAGGCGGCCACCGGCTTCATCAACAATCTCTACAAGATGTTTGTCAGCCTGGACTGCTCCCTGGCGGAGATCAACCCTCTGGTGATCACCAAGACCGGGGAGATGCTGGCTCTGGATGCCAAGATCAACCTGGACGACAATGCCCTTTTCCGGCACCATGATCTGGCGGCCCTGGAGGATCCGGCGGAGATGGATCCCCTAGAATATGAGGCCCGCAAGCACCATCTCAACTACATCCGGCTCTCCGGCAATGTGGGGGCCATGGTGAACGGCGCCGGGCTGGCCATGGCCACCATGGACCTCATCAAGGCGGCGGGGGCCGAGCCCGCCAACTTCCTGGACGTGGGCGGGGGCGCGTCGGCGGAGATGGTGGCCAACGGCTTCCGCATCATCCTCTCCGACCCCCGGGTGAAGGGGGTGCTCATCAACATCTTCGGCGGCATCCTGCGCTGCGACCGCCTGGCGGAAGGGGTCATCCAGGCGGTGCGGGAGGTGGACGTCAAGGTGCCCATCATCATCCGCCTGGAGGGCACCAACGTGGAGGAGGGCCGGCGGCTCTTGCAGGAGAGCGGCCTCACCTTCACGGTGGCCACGGACATGCAGGACGCAGCACGCAAGGTGGCCGCCTTGGTGCAGTGA
- a CDS encoding type III pantothenate kinase — MLVVMDVGNTNTVIGVYDQDRLVSHWRIRTEKDATVDELGILMRNLFQAQGLTLEAGTDLIISCVVPPMMNALEGFAQRYLKVRPLWVGPGIKTGMPIHYDNPREVGADRIVNAVAAYEQVRGPAIVVDFGTATTFDIISRQGEYLGGCIAPGVMISCEALFMKASKLPRVEIFAKPKSIIAKDTISSMNAGIIYGYVGLVDGIVSRIKQALGDTPKVIATGGLACLIASETSSIDWVDEFLTLKGLKIIYERNRPRREERERGSHERG; from the coding sequence ATGCTGGTAGTAATGGATGTGGGGAACACCAACACGGTCATCGGGGTTTACGACCAGGACCGGCTGGTGAGCCATTGGCGGATCCGCACCGAGAAGGATGCCACGGTGGATGAGCTGGGCATTCTCATGCGCAATCTCTTCCAGGCCCAGGGCCTCACTCTGGAGGCGGGCACCGACCTCATCATCTCCTGCGTGGTGCCCCCCATGATGAACGCCCTGGAGGGCTTTGCCCAGCGTTATCTCAAAGTGCGCCCCCTGTGGGTGGGCCCGGGGATCAAGACCGGCATGCCCATCCACTACGACAATCCCCGGGAGGTGGGCGCCGACCGCATCGTCAACGCGGTGGCGGCCTACGAGCAGGTGCGGGGGCCGGCCATCGTGGTGGATTTCGGCACCGCCACCACCTTCGACATCATCTCCCGCCAGGGGGAGTATTTAGGCGGCTGCATCGCCCCGGGGGTGATGATCTCCTGTGAGGCCCTGTTCATGAAGGCCAGCAAGCTCCCCCGGGTGGAGATCTTTGCCAAGCCCAAGAGCATCATTGCCAAAGACACCATCAGCTCCATGAACGCCGGCATCATCTATGGCTATGTGGGGCTGGTGGACGGCATCGTCAGCCGCATCAAACAGGCCCTGGGGGATACTCCCAAGGTCATCGCCACCGGCGGGCTGGCCTGCCTCATCGCCAGCGAGACCAGCAGCATCGACTGGGTGGATGAATTTCTCACCCTGAAAGGCCTGAAGATCATTTATGAGCGCAACCGCCCCCGACGGGAGGAGCGGGAGCGGGGGAGCCATGAGCGAGGGTGA
- the glmM gene encoding phosphoglucosamine mutase, protein MAAMNHTRKLFGTDGVRGVANVYPMTAEVALQLGRALTYVVRYGPSRPRIVVGKDTRLSGYLLEYAITAGICSMGGDVMLLGPMPTPGIAYITHSMRADAGVVISASHNPYQDNGIKFFKGDGFKLPDELEAHIEQLLENPEVEETRPTATDIGQAFRIDDARGRYISYLKSTFPKELELDGLKIVVDCAHGATYKIAPEVLSELGADLIPIGVRPNGKNINHLCGATHPETMARLVVRHRADLGIAFDGDGDRCIMVDHQGKVVNGDHILGICALDMDRRKTLKRRTVVATVMSNLGLETALKQAGIRLVRTQVGDRYVLEAMLKGGYNLGGEQSGHVVFLNHSTTGDGILTALRTLAVMLRADKPLAELAAAIPTYPQVLVNVLVTERKDLKTVPAARQALAEAEAALDGRGRLLVRYSGTEPVLRIMAEGQDETEIRQLAEQLAAALKACL, encoded by the coding sequence ATGGCCGCAATGAACCATACCCGCAAACTCTTCGGCACCGACGGCGTCAGAGGCGTGGCCAACGTCTATCCCATGACCGCGGAAGTGGCCCTGCAGCTGGGCCGCGCTCTGACGTATGTAGTGCGTTACGGCCCCAGCCGCCCCCGCATCGTGGTGGGCAAAGACACCCGCCTGTCAGGGTATCTCCTGGAATACGCCATTACCGCGGGCATCTGCTCCATGGGCGGGGATGTCATGCTGCTGGGGCCCATGCCCACCCCAGGCATCGCCTACATCACCCACTCCATGCGGGCCGACGCCGGGGTGGTCATCTCCGCCTCCCACAACCCCTACCAGGACAACGGCATCAAGTTCTTCAAGGGCGACGGCTTCAAACTGCCGGACGAGCTGGAGGCCCACATCGAGCAGCTCCTGGAGAACCCTGAGGTGGAGGAGACCCGGCCCACGGCCACGGACATCGGCCAGGCCTTCCGCATCGACGACGCCCGGGGCCGCTATATCTCGTACCTGAAGAGCACCTTCCCCAAGGAGCTGGAACTGGACGGCCTGAAAATTGTGGTGGACTGCGCCCACGGCGCCACCTACAAAATCGCGCCGGAGGTCCTCTCGGAGCTGGGGGCGGATCTCATCCCCATCGGGGTGAGGCCCAACGGCAAGAACATCAACCACCTATGCGGTGCCACCCACCCGGAGACCATGGCCCGGCTGGTGGTGCGGCACCGGGCGGATCTGGGGATTGCCTTCGACGGCGACGGCGACCGCTGCATCATGGTGGACCACCAGGGGAAGGTGGTGAACGGCGACCACATCCTGGGCATCTGCGCCCTGGACATGGACCGGCGCAAGACCCTGAAGCGCCGCACCGTGGTGGCCACAGTGATGAGCAACCTGGGGCTGGAGACCGCCTTGAAGCAGGCCGGCATCCGGCTGGTGCGCACCCAGGTGGGGGACCGTTATGTGCTGGAGGCCATGCTCAAGGGCGGCTACAACCTGGGGGGCGAGCAGTCGGGGCATGTAGTCTTCCTCAACCATAGCACCACCGGCGATGGGATTCTCACGGCGCTCCGCACCCTGGCGGTGATGCTCCGGGCCGACAAGCCCCTGGCGGAGCTGGCCGCAGCCATCCCCACCTACCCCCAGGTGCTGGTGAATGTCCTGGTGACGGAGCGCAAAGACCTGAAAACGGTGCCTGCCGCCCGCCAGGCCCTGGCCGAGGCCGAGGCCGCCCTGGACGGCCGGGGGCGCCTGCTGGTGCGCTACTCCGGGACCGAGCCGGTCTTACGCATCATGGCCGAGGGCCAGGATGAAACGGAAATCCGGCAGTTGGCGGAACAACTGGCGGCAGCTCTGAAGGCGTGCCTCTGA
- a CDS encoding epoxyqueuosine reductase QueH, with product MKLLLHICCGPCAVYPVGVLREGGHEVRGFFFNPNIHPYQEFARRVAAVEEFARHAGLPVIWNRGYDLEGWLRMVAFREGERCRLCYYLRLRQAARVARGGKFEAFTTTLLYSKYQRHELIRELGEQVAREVGLPFYYQDFREGWAAGVEESRALGLYRQAYCGCIFSERDRFAPKGGSNSQAGPAEEVQGQG from the coding sequence ATGAAACTTCTTCTGCATATCTGTTGCGGGCCGTGTGCGGTGTATCCGGTGGGGGTGCTCCGGGAGGGGGGGCATGAAGTGCGGGGGTTTTTCTTCAATCCCAACATTCACCCCTATCAGGAGTTTGCCCGGCGGGTGGCGGCGGTGGAGGAGTTTGCCCGTCACGCGGGCCTGCCGGTCATCTGGAACCGCGGCTATGATCTGGAGGGGTGGCTCAGGATGGTGGCGTTCCGGGAGGGGGAGCGTTGCCGACTGTGCTATTATCTGCGCCTCAGGCAGGCGGCCCGGGTGGCCCGAGGGGGGAAATTCGAGGCCTTCACCACCACCCTGCTATACAGCAAATATCAGAGACACGAGCTCATCCGGGAGTTGGGGGAGCAGGTGGCCCGGGAGGTGGGTCTGCCCTTTTATTATCAGGATTTCCGGGAAGGCTGGGCGGCGGGGGTGGAGGAGAGCCGGGCGTTGGGGTTGTATCGCCAGGCGTATTGCGGCTGCATTTTCAGCGAACGGGACCGCTTTGCCCCCAAGGGGGGCAGTAATTCACAAGCCGGTCCGGCAGAGGAGGTCCAGGGGCAGGGGTAA
- a CDS encoding SagB/ThcOx family dehydrogenase, protein MSEGDPGIGRRYLKETRYTRAGLGERGRLYPRGEPYKEYPAASVRVKLNPQAGRRPLDLWDCLQRRRSLRQYRERPLTQEELAALLWATQGISLAVRNFLFRTAPSAGALYPVETYVAVLRVEGLEPGIWHFNVPEFSLELLSAGQYGPALAAACLSQNFMATAAVDFIWTGILNRCQWKYRERAIRYVFLDAGHICQNLMLAATALELGCCPVGAFFDEEVERLLGVDGEEEVALYLAAVGPL, encoded by the coding sequence ATGAGCGAGGGTGATCCGGGCATCGGCCGGCGGTATCTTAAGGAGACCCGCTACACCCGGGCGGGGCTGGGGGAGCGGGGGCGCCTCTATCCTCGGGGGGAGCCCTACAAAGAGTATCCGGCCGCCAGCGTCCGGGTGAAGCTCAACCCCCAGGCGGGCCGGCGTCCTCTGGACCTGTGGGACTGCTTGCAGCGGCGCCGCTCCCTGCGCCAATACCGGGAGCGGCCCCTCACCCAGGAGGAGCTGGCGGCGTTGTTGTGGGCCACCCAGGGCATCAGCCTGGCGGTGCGCAATTTCCTCTTCCGCACCGCCCCTTCCGCCGGGGCCCTCTATCCGGTGGAGACTTATGTCGCGGTGCTTCGGGTGGAGGGCCTGGAGCCGGGCATCTGGCATTTCAACGTGCCGGAGTTCTCCCTGGAGCTTTTGAGCGCCGGACAGTACGGCCCGGCACTGGCCGCGGCCTGCCTGTCCCAGAACTTCATGGCCACCGCGGCGGTGGATTTCATCTGGACTGGGATTTTGAACCGCTGTCAGTGGAAATACCGTGAGCGGGCCATCCGCTATGTTTTTCTGGACGCCGGGCATATCTGCCAGAACCTGATGCTGGCCGCCACCGCCCTGGAGCTGGGCTGCTGTCCGGTGGGCGCCTTCTTTGATGAGGAGGTGGAGCGCCTCCTGGGAGTGGACGGCGAGGAGGAGGTGGCCCTTTACCTGGCGGCGGTGGGGCCGCTGTAA
- a CDS encoding ATP-dependent RecD-like DNA helicase: MTSLKTSSDPGNAAEPLVALEGVVERVVFAAPEDHYAVLRFRAKGRRQPVTLVGALAGVQEGEELQVKGRFEHHPRFGEQFRAVWWYAVLPATVAGIEKYLASGLIKGVGPETARRLVEHFGAQTLEVIDQTPERLREVKGLGPKRIEQIVRDWQEHQGARKVLVALQGLGLGLALATKIYKHYGDQAVEVATTNPYQLVLDVSGIGFATADRLARRLNLDPLAPARLAAGLLHVLEEAAGDGHVFLPRERLLKEAAHLLEVPEDALLPALTALEREGRLVREAHPAGEAVYRKPAFLAEVGVARALANLRLSPGKPAPLHLPEMLEEVQRERGISLSPEQAQAVLAACREKVLVLTGGPGTGKTTIVSLILDLYRQWGAKVLLMAPTGRAAKRLSETTGAEAATIHRALEFSPQTGSFRRNAAEPLKADVVIVDEVSMVDIYLMYHLLRAVPPEARLILVGDAHQLPAVGPGNVLKDLLDSGVVPVARLTQIYRQARESLIVVNAHRVNQGAYPVLPRRFGEGDFVFQEVDDPEEAHRRLLELVCEVLPQKYGFDPVKDIQVITPMHRGALGVAALNHDLQERLNPQSPVYPFGERAFRRLDKVMQLRNNYFKEVFNGDVGQVWDYEGESGRLLVSFDGRLVPYEPGEREELTLAYAVTVHKAQGSEFPAVVLVLTTQHYMLLQRNLLYTALTRGRRLLVLLGSKKALGMAIANDRPVRRYTHLAEKLRQAAGVGLTTPRAGAG; the protein is encoded by the coding sequence GTGACGTCACTGAAAACCTCTTCGGACCCGGGAAACGCCGCGGAGCCTCTGGTGGCCCTGGAAGGCGTGGTGGAGCGGGTGGTCTTCGCCGCGCCGGAGGACCACTATGCCGTCCTGCGCTTCCGGGCCAAGGGCCGGCGCCAGCCTGTGACCCTGGTGGGGGCGCTGGCCGGGGTGCAGGAGGGGGAGGAGCTCCAGGTCAAGGGCCGCTTTGAGCATCACCCCCGCTTCGGCGAGCAGTTCCGGGCGGTGTGGTGGTATGCGGTGCTGCCGGCCACCGTGGCGGGCATCGAAAAATACCTGGCTTCCGGCCTCATCAAGGGCGTGGGCCCGGAGACCGCCCGCCGCCTGGTGGAGCACTTTGGCGCCCAGACTCTGGAGGTCATCGACCAGACCCCGGAGCGCCTGCGGGAGGTGAAAGGCCTGGGGCCCAAGCGCATCGAGCAGATCGTCCGGGACTGGCAGGAGCACCAGGGGGCGAGGAAAGTCCTGGTGGCCTTGCAGGGCCTGGGGCTGGGCTTGGCTCTGGCCACCAAAATCTACAAGCACTACGGCGACCAGGCGGTGGAAGTGGCCACCACCAACCCTTACCAGCTGGTGCTGGATGTGAGCGGCATCGGCTTTGCCACCGCCGACCGGCTGGCCCGGCGCCTCAACCTGGACCCCCTGGCCCCGGCCAGGCTGGCTGCGGGGCTCCTGCACGTGCTGGAGGAGGCCGCCGGCGACGGCCATGTCTTCCTCCCCCGGGAGCGCCTTCTCAAGGAGGCCGCCCACCTCCTGGAGGTGCCGGAGGATGCCCTCCTGCCGGCGCTCACGGCCCTGGAGCGTGAAGGCCGCCTGGTCAGGGAGGCCCACCCCGCCGGCGAGGCCGTGTACCGCAAGCCCGCCTTCCTGGCGGAAGTGGGGGTGGCCCGGGCCCTGGCCAACCTGCGCCTCAGCCCGGGGAAACCTGCGCCGTTGCACCTGCCGGAGATGCTGGAGGAGGTGCAAAGGGAGCGGGGGATCAGCCTCTCCCCGGAGCAGGCCCAAGCGGTGCTGGCCGCCTGCCGGGAGAAGGTCTTGGTCTTGACCGGCGGCCCTGGCACCGGCAAGACCACCATCGTCAGCCTGATTCTGGACCTCTACCGGCAGTGGGGGGCCAAGGTGCTCCTCATGGCCCCCACCGGCCGGGCCGCCAAGCGCTTGAGCGAGACCACCGGCGCCGAGGCGGCCACCATCCACCGGGCCCTGGAGTTCTCCCCTCAGACCGGGAGCTTCCGCCGTAACGCCGCCGAGCCCCTCAAAGCCGACGTAGTCATCGTGGATGAGGTCTCCATGGTGGACATCTACCTCATGTACCACCTGCTTCGGGCCGTGCCCCCGGAGGCCCGCCTCATCCTGGTGGGGGACGCCCACCAGTTGCCGGCGGTGGGGCCGGGGAATGTGCTCAAGGACCTCTTGGACTCCGGGGTGGTGCCGGTGGCCCGCCTCACCCAGATCTACCGCCAGGCCCGGGAGAGCCTCATCGTGGTGAACGCCCACCGGGTGAACCAGGGGGCCTATCCCGTCCTGCCCCGGCGCTTCGGCGAGGGCGACTTTGTCTTTCAGGAGGTGGACGACCCCGAGGAGGCCCACCGCCGCCTGCTGGAGCTGGTCTGTGAAGTTCTCCCGCAGAAGTATGGCTTCGACCCGGTGAAGGACATCCAGGTCATCACCCCCATGCACCGGGGGGCCCTGGGAGTGGCGGCCCTGAATCACGACCTGCAGGAGCGCCTCAATCCCCAAAGCCCCGTCTATCCCTTCGGGGAGCGGGCCTTCCGCCGCCTGGACAAGGTGATGCAGCTCAGAAACAATTACTTCAAGGAAGTCTTCAACGGCGACGTGGGGCAGGTGTGGGACTATGAGGGGGAGAGCGGCCGCCTGCTGGTCAGTTTCGACGGCCGGCTGGTGCCTTACGAGCCCGGGGAGCGGGAGGAGCTCACCCTGGCCTACGCGGTGACGGTGCACAAGGCCCAGGGGAGCGAATTTCCCGCGGTGGTGCTGGTGCTCACCACCCAGCATTACATGCTCCTGCAGCGCAACCTGCTCTACACCGCCCTCACCCGGGGCCGGCGCCTCCTGGTGCTTCTGGGGAGCAAAAAGGCCCTGGGGATGGCCATCGCCAACGATCGGCCGGTGCGCCGTTATACGCACTTGGCGGAGAAGCTCCGGCAGGCCGCCGGGGTGGGCCTCACCACCCCGAGGGCCGGGGCGGGGTGA
- a CDS encoding tetratricopeptide repeat protein: MRRYLISVASFLLLMAGPALAQASAATADKVKAAQERAAKDYIKHGLIQATENRHESAATSFRKAIELDPNNAEAYSLLGSTLAKLGKDADAEAALRKAVTLKPDYAEGWHYLGIFLEEKGRKAEAEEAFAKARRGRR, encoded by the coding sequence ATGCGGAGATATTTGATCTCGGTAGCAAGTTTTCTGCTGCTCATGGCCGGCCCGGCCCTGGCCCAGGCGTCCGCAGCCACGGCGGACAAGGTGAAGGCGGCTCAGGAGCGGGCGGCCAAGGATTACATCAAGCACGGCCTCATCCAGGCAACAGAAAACCGCCATGAGAGTGCCGCCACCTCTTTCCGGAAGGCCATTGAGCTGGACCCCAACAATGCCGAAGCTTACAGCCTCCTGGGGAGCACGCTGGCCAAGCTGGGCAAGGACGCCGACGCCGAGGCGGCCTTGCGCAAGGCGGTGACCCTCAAGCCGGACTATGCTGAGGGCTGGCACTATTTGGGAATCTTTTTGGAGGAGAAGGGCAGAAAGGCGGAAGCTGAGGAGGCCTTCGCCAAGGCCCGCCGGGGCCGCCGCTAA
- the sucD gene encoding succinate--CoA ligase subunit alpha, with product MSVLVNKDTRVVVQGITGKEGSFHARACRDYGTQVVAGVTPGKGGQKLDDIPVFNTVAQAVKATGANTSLIFVPPAFAADAILEAAAAGIKVIVCITEGIPTLDMVKVMAALKDTGARLIGPNCPGIISPGQAKVGIMPGHIHLPGPMGLVSRSGTLTYEAVYQMTLLGIGQSTCVGIGGDPIIGTNFIDMLRLFEADPETEGVVLIGEIGGTAEEEAAAFIKEHCRKPVVAFIAGQTAPPGKRMGHAGAIISGGSGKAADKITALTQAGVTVCATIAELGQVVKQVMKY from the coding sequence ATGAGCGTCTTGGTCAACAAGGACACCCGCGTGGTGGTGCAGGGCATCACCGGCAAGGAAGGCTCGTTCCATGCCCGGGCCTGCCGGGATTACGGCACCCAGGTGGTGGCCGGCGTCACCCCCGGCAAGGGCGGCCAGAAGCTGGACGATATCCCGGTCTTCAACACCGTGGCCCAAGCGGTGAAGGCCACCGGGGCCAACACCTCCCTCATCTTCGTGCCGCCGGCCTTTGCCGCCGACGCCATCCTGGAGGCCGCAGCCGCAGGCATCAAGGTCATCGTCTGCATCACCGAAGGCATCCCCACCCTGGACATGGTCAAGGTGATGGCGGCCCTGAAAGACACGGGCGCTCGCCTCATCGGCCCCAACTGCCCTGGGATCATCTCCCCCGGGCAGGCCAAGGTGGGCATCATGCCCGGCCACATCCACCTGCCCGGCCCCATGGGGCTGGTCTCCCGCAGCGGCACCCTCACCTATGAGGCGGTCTACCAGATGACCCTTCTGGGCATCGGCCAGAGCACCTGCGTGGGCATCGGCGGCGACCCCATCATCGGCACCAACTTCATCGATATGCTGCGCCTCTTCGAAGCCGACCCGGAGACCGAAGGCGTGGTCCTCATCGGCGAAATCGGCGGCACCGCCGAAGAAGAGGCCGCCGCTTTCATCAAGGAACACTGCCGTAAACCGGTGGTGGCCTTCATCGCCGGCCAGACCGCCCCGCCCGGCAAACGCATGGGCCACGCCGGCGCCATCATCTCCGGCGGCTCCGGCAAGGCGGCGGACAAAATCACCGCCCTCACCCAGGCCGGGGTCACCGTCTGCGCCACCATCGCCGAACTGGGCCAAGTGGTGAAACAGGTGATGAAATATTGA
- a CDS encoding transcriptional repressor — protein MKSELEIFREYIRQRGLRRTPERELILAEIFATHEHFDVDSLYLSLRQKGVKVSKASIYRALPLFIDCGLIREVDFTDGHWHYEHIYGHEQHHHLRCLACGEVLEFAEPGLSCLGLRLLQEYGFTVVSHHLDVKGYCRSCREPEAPPAAPEKETP, from the coding sequence ATGAAGTCCGAACTGGAGATTTTCCGGGAGTATATCCGGCAGCGGGGGCTGAGGCGGACGCCGGAACGGGAGCTGATCCTGGCGGAGATCTTCGCCACCCATGAGCACTTTGATGTGGACAGCCTGTACCTCAGTCTGCGGCAGAAAGGGGTCAAGGTCTCCAAGGCCTCCATCTACCGGGCCTTGCCCCTGTTTATCGATTGCGGCCTCATCCGGGAGGTGGACTTCACCGACGGCCACTGGCACTACGAGCATATCTACGGTCATGAACAGCATCACCACCTGCGTTGCCTGGCCTGCGGCGAGGTGCTGGAATTTGCCGAGCCGGGCTTAAGCTGCCTGGGTCTGCGCCTGCTGCAGGAGTATGGCTTCACGGTGGTGAGTCATCACCTGGATGTGAAAGGCTATTGCCGGTCCTGCCGGGAGCCAGAAGCTCCGCCGGCGGCCCCGGAAAAGGAGACTCCATAA
- a CDS encoding site-specific DNA-methyltransferase, which produces MKARRKATRTSAFGTAGRVSHDARAFYGSRLYDGFAPSGGGGYYENPVLPAVLDRVLAVSAEAMTELPECSVHLMVTSPPYNVGKEYDADLSLEEYLAFLRRVWAEVHRVLVPGGRACINVANLGRKPYIPLHAYLIRDLLDLGFLMRGEIIWDKGASAAASTAWGSWRSPANPTLRDVHEYILVFSKGTFSRPKPQDRESTISREEFLEFTKSVWSFPAESARRVGHPAPFPVELPYRLIQLYTYAGDVVLDPFMGSGTTAIAALKAGRRFVGYEIDPAYVRLAEKRLAEFRLRQATPSLLAHL; this is translated from the coding sequence ATGAAAGCCAGACGTAAAGCTACCAGGACCAGCGCCTTTGGCACGGCGGGGCGGGTGAGTCATGATGCCCGGGCCTTTTACGGCAGCCGCCTGTATGATGGCTTTGCGCCAAGCGGTGGGGGCGGCTATTACGAGAATCCGGTGCTGCCGGCGGTATTGGACCGGGTGCTGGCCGTTTCGGCCGAGGCGATGACGGAGTTGCCGGAGTGCTCGGTGCATCTCATGGTGACGTCGCCCCCGTACAATGTGGGGAAGGAATACGATGCGGACCTGAGCCTGGAGGAGTACCTGGCCTTCCTCAGGCGGGTCTGGGCCGAGGTGCACCGGGTGCTGGTCCCCGGGGGGCGGGCCTGCATCAATGTGGCCAATCTGGGGCGCAAGCCCTATATCCCCCTGCACGCCTACCTCATCCGGGACCTGCTGGATTTAGGTTTTCTCATGCGGGGCGAGATCATCTGGGACAAGGGCGCCTCCGCCGCGGCCTCCACCGCCTGGGGAAGCTGGCGTTCCCCCGCCAACCCGACGCTGAGGGACGTGCACGAATACATCCTGGTGTTCTCCAAGGGCACCTTTTCCCGTCCCAAACCCCAGGACCGGGAAAGCACCATCAGCCGGGAGGAGTTTTTGGAGTTCACCAAGAGCGTGTGGAGCTTTCCGGCGGAGTCAGCCCGACGGGTGGGGCATCCGGCGCCCTTCCCGGTGGAGCTTCCGTATCGGCTCATCCAGCTTTATACTTACGCGGGCGACGTGGTGCTGGACCCCTTCATGGGGAGCGGCACCACCGCCATCGCGGCATTAAAAGCCGGCCGGCGGTTTGTGGGCTACGAGATTGACCCGGCTTATGTGCGGCTGGCGGAAAAGCGCCTGGCGGAGTTCCGCCTCCGCCAGGCCACCCCGAGCCTGTTGGCGCACCTGTGA
- a CDS encoding DUF6800 family protein, with the protein MGKVYDKKRRNAIRRKQERRAKLKKLKAMYHATKDESQRARIVEKMSRIAPFLSIQAYLAEK; encoded by the coding sequence ATGGGCAAGGTGTATGACAAAAAGCGGCGGAACGCCATCCGCCGCAAACAGGAGCGGCGGGCGAAGCTCAAAAAACTGAAGGCCATGTACCATGCCACCAAGGATGAGTCCCAGCGGGCCCGCATCGTGGAAAAGATGAGCCGCATCGCGCCGTTTCTGTCCATCCAGGCCTATCTGGCCGAAAAGTAG